Sequence from the Maribellus comscasis genome:
AAGAAATTGACTCCAGAAAACTCATTTATGAATATTACTGGGTAGACTACAAACAAGCTGCAAAAAGAATAAATAACTACGATTTCAAGAATCAGAGATATAATGGCGCGGTAATGAGACCAAACGGAGAGGTGGTTCCGATTGAAAATCGGAGTAGTTTTTTGATGCATGAGATTGTTCCGATTTATCCTGATACTTTGTGCTGGGTAAGAGATTTTGCTTATACATACAACGAACCGTTCACGATGAAATATTTTTCCCATGTAGGTTTCGACGATTACCCTGTGGTTGGAGTAACATGGAAACAAGCTAAAGCTTTTTGTCAGTGGCGGACCAATTTAAAAACAGAATACAATTCTCGTTTTAAAGAAACACCCGCCCACGACTACAGACTGCCTACCGAAAGTGAATGGGAAATGGCAGCCCGGGGAGGATTGCTTAATACCATGTATCCTTGGGGAAGTTACTATACACGGAATCAAAAAGGTTGTTTTGTTGCCAATTTTAAACCCTTGCGGGGAAACTATGTCGCAGACAGTCCGACCACAACAACAGCTATGAAAGTGGGAGAATTTGACCCCAATCCATTCGGACTATATGATATGGCCGGAAACGTGGCAGAGTGGACGAGTACAGCTTTTTATGAAGGAGCTTATGACGTAGTAAGTGACTTAAATCCTGATTTGCAATACGACGCAAAACCGGACGATCCGCCTATAATGAAACGAAAAGTTATCAGAGGTGGCTCATGGAAAGACATGGCTTATTTTATTCGAACATCAACACGGACTTATGAATACCAGGATACAGCCAAATCTTATATTGGATTTCGATGTGTTCGTACATCGTTCCGAAACGACCTCCAAAACAGGTAATTCTCATAAAAAATCATACCTTTTCAAATTTCCTGAGGTAGTGCTCAGAATCAGCCAGGACACCACCGGCTTTTAAATAAAATTCTTCATCTAAATGGAAAATGCCGGCTTTTGTTTTTCTCCAATCCGAGCCAGGAAAAGGATGGTAACTTTCCATCTTGGTCCAATTCTCATAATTCTGGTGCCCGTTTGTTTCCAGCAATCCTGTGCCAAGTCCGGGAAACGGATCGAGCCGCGCGGCCACATTCTTATTCCAATCAACTAAAATAGGGTTCACAGTTAAGTCTGCACAAAAACATGGCACGTGTTCCTGTTTGGCAACATGTGCAATTTTTAATGTCATGCTTAACGTTTTTGCTATAGCTTTTAATGCAATTGCACTGTATCCCATCTGGATACGAACTCGGGCATCTTTATCGGTATGTGCGCTTTCGTCGGCGGCAAGACGAACAGGAATATCTGAAACGTCAATTTCTGCATGTTCCGGGAAAGGCTCTTCAATAATTGCAATCTGCTCAAAAGCTCCTATTTTTTTTGTATGGTCTATCAACTTCATTAACGTGTCTTTCTCCATATACCTTCCGTTTGCATCGAAATAATAGGGTAGTTTTCCATCTTTTGTATGTTCTGTTCTGTAGTTACCAATCGCACTATGAATCTCGCTTAACCGGGCCATGTCTTTTTCTAACATTTCCTTTTGAGTGCCCGGCTGGCCAATTTTTATTTTCATAAAAAAATATCCGTCATCAGCAGCCTGTTTTATTTCTGAAACAGGAATTGTGTATGCCATAAGTGGAATACTAGCAACGGATGAATGACGGTACGAAAGTGCGGATTTATATTCAGCAGGAATTATTTCATCAAATGTTGTTAATCCATTTTCTGATGCATAAATTTTCCAGGCTGCAATATCAATGGCAACCAGTGCATTTAATGCAAATGTTTTTCTGAGATGGGGATTATCTGTAATCTTTTTCCCGTACTCGTAAACCTTATCAAGAATTTTATCGAGCAAATCTACTGGAGATGTAAAAGGAATTTCTTTTATCAACTTTAAGGCATATTCAGTCATTGCATACATTAAAGCATTTCCCCCACCCTCTGAATAGCTGCTAAAGACACTGGCATCCGACCAAAGAACACTTTGAGAACACAGCCCCGTTGTACTGAAGCCTGAATCAGACTTTAACCACGCTATGGTTTGCCAGATTTCTGACATGTAACCACCTTTGAATCCAAAAGGCCTGATTAATGGTTCTCGTTCAAAATCGGAACCTGTTTGTATAATCTTTATTTTTTCGGACGTCTGAATCATATTCTTTGCATTGGTTGGAATTATCGAAGTTAAACCTCCGGCTAAACCTGTTGCCCTGACAAAATCTCTGCGTGTCCAGCTTTTCATCACAAACCGTATTTTTCAAACATATTTTTCAGAAATAAAAGGTCTTCCTTTAGCTTTAAAGCAATCTCTTCAATCTCCATTGTCGTGTCTTTCCTGCCATGTTCTGCTCCTCCTAAATCGTATTCATAATGTATAGAAACCGGAGCTGTAATTTCTAACGTTTTATAGAGTTCAAAATACTTTTCGAAATCAACCATTCCTTTCCCTAACTGTACGTTTTCAAGCCCCCATTTCCCGCTTTTATCTTTTCGCCAAATAAAATCTTTTATATCGGTGGTTCTTATCCAGGGAGCCAAAAGTTTCATTCCTAACGGCCAGGACACACCTCCTTCAACGGTGGCATGTCGCACATCGTATTGAACACCGATAAATTCCGGATCTCTATCTTTTAACAAATGGAACAAATCCCAAACAGGCCCACCAACCCGTGTACCTGAGTGGTTTTGATAATCGCCGTGAACTCCGTATTTACGATTGAGTTTTTCCAGTTTTTCAAACGTCCGTTTATGAATATCAAGGTTTTCGGGGATAGATTTATCACTATTGAAAGCCAAATACCCCATCCGATAATATTTTATACCCAGGTCAGACATTGTTTGTATAATATCAATAGCCAGCGGATCGTCCGGATCGTCTATATTTGTCACAATCATTTTTGTATCGCTACCTTTCTCTCTCAGTATTTTTACAACCTTTGGCAAATCAGTTTTAACATTTTCAGGCAACACCTGACCTCCTGGCCGAACGGCCAGATCCGCTCCATCGAAACCAATCCGGGCAACCAGTTCAGCCATTTCATTATAATCCATAAATTGAAGACATTTTGTAAAAATATGAATTGAGTGTTTTGTATTTGCTGAAAATAATTCAGATGCAAGTAATTTATCTGAGAATGAAACAAAGGAGGCAGCCAATGCTGAAGTTTTAATAAAATTTCGTCTGGAATTCATAGTTCTTCTTTTCAAATTAAAAAATGTCCTGTTTTATAATTTCCATGGTTTTCGGTATTCATAACTCAATAACTGGTTTGCCGCATCCGAATTGGTAAATTCTTCTTTCGCAGGATCCCACTCCAGGCGTTTTCCGGTTTTTAAAGCTATGTTTGCTAAATGCGCAAACGAAGTAGAGCGGTGACCATCTTCAAGTGTACACCATGGAGTCTCTCTCGACTTTACACTATCGAGGAAGTTTCTGATAAGTTTTACAGTGCTGTCTTCATTGGATACATCAGATTTTTCAGACTCAATTAACTCATTCCAGTTTTGAAATTGCCCCCTTCGGGAAGCTTTTATTTCATAACTTTTTTCATCAGCAACCAAAGTTCCCTTTGTCCCGCGTAATTCAACTTCACCTCCGGGAATACCATTTCCTGAAGTACCTTCGTAGATACTAAATTTGATAATTAATCCTTTGTCGAACTCAAAAATTACATCCATAGTATCCGGGATGTCACGATCATCGGTTAAAACATATTTTCCGCCATGTGTGCTAACTGCTGATGGCGCTTCTACCCCGATCATCCAGCGTATAACATCCATATAATGCACTCCCCAGTTTCCCATTTGCGAAGAAAAATCGCTCCACCACCTAAAATAGTAGGGAGCTATATTGTACTGGAACGGGCGAACAGCACGGGGGCCAAGCCACATATCCCAGTTAAAATCCTGCGGGGGCTGTTCAGGCATTTTATTTCCAATGCCATTGGGAAACATATTGCTAATTCGGAATGCATTTGCTGAAAGAATTTTACCTATCTTTTCATTTTGAATATCTTTTGCCAACTTCCGGTAAATAGAATTACCGCGCCTGTTAAGCCCAACCTGAACGATGTTACCCGCTTTTTTTTGCGCATTTACCATCGCCCGTCCTTCTGTTAGAACAATTGTAAGCGGCTTTTCCACATAAACATCAAAACCTGCTTCACAGGCATGAATACATTGAAGTGCATGCCAATGATCGGGTGTGGCAATACAAACAGCGTCAATATCCTTCTCTTCATACATTCTTCGGTAGTCGGAGAAAAGCTTCAAGTTTTCAGGAAGCTTCTCCCCCATTTGCGGAATACGATCCATCTCTAAAAAACGTTTGGAAACCTTACTTCTGTCTCGTTTTAAATATGGTTCGTAAACATCGCACAACGCAGCAACCTCAACGTCATCATTCAACATAAAACGTTCGAGAAGCTGTGAGCCACGGTTTCCGACTCCAATAAAACCAACCCTTATTTTATCATTTGCTCCAAAAATACGGGAACTTTTTTCAGAACCGAAAGCATGCAGGCCAACAGAAACCCCTGCTACTGCAGCAGTGCTTTTTGATATAAATTCACGGCGGGTATTTATTTCCATAGGTTTAGTTGTTATATAATTAGTGTGTTTAAGTTAATAAAAATCAGTTGATTGTTCTGTCAATTTCAAAAAAAGAAATAAAAAAAAGGAACATTTCTGCTCCTCTTACATTTCGGTGATAAATTGTATTTTTCAAAAGCTATAATTAATACCGGCAAAAAATGTTGTACCTGGCATGGTATAATATCGGTTCACCTGGTAAGTCTGGTCCAGTAGATTCTCGCCGCTTACGTATAGTTTCAAACCTTTTGTAAGGTTATAAATTGCCTTAGCTTTTAGCAGTGTGTAGCTCTCTTTATTTACAACCGCAAGCGGGTCATTATCGAGATTACCGACTTGCTGAATACTTGCCATTAACTGAAATGCATCAGGACTGTAATGCATACTAAAATAAAACTGGTGCTCCGGTGTGGCATAAACCGGATTTTTCATATTTATGTAACTGTACGTTGTATTTAAAAGCAAATTTTCAAGCACTTCAGCATTCATTGCAAACTCAATTCCTTTATTCGAGATTTCACCTGAATTCATATATTTCGGTGTGCCGTTTACCGGTACCGAAGTAATCAAATTGTCGCCGTTAACTGCAAAAAAAGTCAACTCGGCACTAACTTTGTTATTCAAAAATGTTTTTAAAATACCAGTTTCATAATTTAGAATAGACTCCGGCTCTAAATCAGAATTTTGCGGTCCCCACATAAACAATTCTTTAAGTGTAGGACTTCTGAATCCTTTTGAAATGTTTCCCTTCCACGACATTGTTTCGTCAAATTTATATGCGAATCCAACCGAAGGAATCCACTCATCTCCGTAAATACTATGATTCTGAAATCTTAAGCCGGCATTTAGTGTTAATTTGTTCCAAAAGCTTTGCTGGATAAAACCATATAACCCCAACTCATTAAGTGTAGTGTCGGCAAATACAAGACCTGCCCCATTCATTGCTGTTATATTTTCTGCCATTCCGCCATAATTTATATAATCAACACCAAGCGTAATATTATTTCCTTCAAAAAGATGTAACGATTCAAAAAACTTCAATCCAAAATTATGGTCTTTTGAATGAAAACCGTCTGTAATATCATGTTCTCCAAAATTGTAAAAAAGCTTAAACGAACCCGATAGTTTTTCAAATTCATTCTGAACCGCAAAAGCCCAGTACCCCCGGGCAATATCGATTGTTTCTCCAAAAACAGCGTTTAATGTATCCGGGCCCGGATCAGCAGCATCAAAGTTAGCAAGGCTAAAATCTGTAGATACGTTGAGATGCTCATTAACCTTATACGCTAACTTGGTATACCCGTTGGTAATGTTAAAATCAGAGTGTTCCCGATGCCCATCAGTTTGATCGTGGTTGACGGAAACAAATGCATTAAATTTATGCTTTTTGAATCCCAAAGCTCCCATGTACTTAAGTGTATTATATGAACCATATGAAACTCGTGCATTTCCATGAATCCCTTCTTTGTTTTGTTTTTTGGTGATAATGTTAATCACTCCTCCCATGGCATTGGAACCATATAAAATGGAAGCAGGCCCGCGGATTACTTCCACTCTTTCCACATCGGAAGAAACATATGAATCGGGAAGCGGGTGTCCCATAATTCCCATGAATTGGGGATGTCCGTCAATTAACATTAACACACCGGTAGTTGGGTTTCCGCCAATCCCACGAATCGAAATCTGCCCGGCAGAACCAGTTGCGACACCAAAACCGGTTATTCCACGTTCCGTAACAAAAAGCCCGGGAACCTTCCCGTTTAATACCGGAAGAAGAGCAGACTCATCAGTATCTTCAATTTGCGCCCGATTTACAACTGAAACAGCCATTGGTACACTGCTACGGTTTACTTTCACAGGTGTTCCGGTCACCACAATTTCGTCAATTTGAATTGTATCTTTTGTTATCGAAAGTTGGGCGTACGATTTAAAACTAAATAAAAGTGTTACGGTAAGGACAAGGTGAAGGA
This genomic interval carries:
- a CDS encoding enolase C-terminal domain-like protein; its protein translation is MKSWTRRDFVRATGLAGGLTSIIPTNAKNMIQTSEKIKIIQTGSDFEREPLIRPFGFKGGYMSEIWQTIAWLKSDSGFSTTGLCSQSVLWSDASVFSSYSEGGGNALMYAMTEYALKLIKEIPFTSPVDLLDKILDKVYEYGKKITDNPHLRKTFALNALVAIDIAAWKIYASENGLTTFDEIIPAEYKSALSYRHSSVASIPLMAYTIPVSEIKQAADDGYFFMKIKIGQPGTQKEMLEKDMARLSEIHSAIGNYRTEHTKDGKLPYYFDANGRYMEKDTLMKLIDHTKKIGAFEQIAIIEEPFPEHAEIDVSDIPVRLAADESAHTDKDARVRIQMGYSAIALKAIAKTLSMTLKIAHVAKQEHVPCFCADLTVNPILVDWNKNVAARLDPFPGLGTGLLETNGHQNYENWTKMESYHPFPGSDWRKTKAGIFHLDEEFYLKAGGVLADSEHYLRKFEKV
- a CDS encoding SUMF1/EgtB/PvdO family nonheme iron enzyme — encoded protein: MKKAILYIIPILGMLFYSCQKSNLYLPGEEKVSGEWFEPSPFGMAYIQRDKFRMGPSDDEIMPIGTPTRVVSQEAFWMDNTEITNNEYRQFVYWVRDSIARRLLGDADPDFLISEDFYGVPLENPILNWNEEIDWKDPDYQMAMEELYIPEEERFAYKKEIDSRKLIYEYYWVDYKQAAKRINNYDFKNQRYNGAVMRPNGEVVPIENRSSFLMHEIVPIYPDTLCWVRDFAYTYNEPFTMKYFSHVGFDDYPVVGVTWKQAKAFCQWRTNLKTEYNSRFKETPAHDYRLPTESEWEMAARGGLLNTMYPWGSYYTRNQKGCFVANFKPLRGNYVADSPTTTTAMKVGEFDPNPFGLYDMAGNVAEWTSTAFYEGAYDVVSDLNPDLQYDAKPDDPPIMKRKVIRGGSWKDMAYFIRTSTRTYEYQDTAKSYIGFRCVRTSFRNDLQNR
- a CDS encoding Gfo/Idh/MocA family protein, translating into MEINTRREFISKSTAAVAGVSVGLHAFGSEKSSRIFGANDKIRVGFIGVGNRGSQLLERFMLNDDVEVAALCDVYEPYLKRDRSKVSKRFLEMDRIPQMGEKLPENLKLFSDYRRMYEEKDIDAVCIATPDHWHALQCIHACEAGFDVYVEKPLTIVLTEGRAMVNAQKKAGNIVQVGLNRRGNSIYRKLAKDIQNEKIGKILSANAFRISNMFPNGIGNKMPEQPPQDFNWDMWLGPRAVRPFQYNIAPYYFRWWSDFSSQMGNWGVHYMDVIRWMIGVEAPSAVSTHGGKYVLTDDRDIPDTMDVIFEFDKGLIIKFSIYEGTSGNGIPGGEVELRGTKGTLVADEKSYEIKASRRGQFQNWNELIESEKSDVSNEDSTVKLIRNFLDSVKSRETPWCTLEDGHRSTSFAHLANIALKTGKRLEWDPAKEEFTNSDAANQLLSYEYRKPWKL
- a CDS encoding sugar phosphate isomerase/epimerase family protein, whose protein sequence is MNSRRNFIKTSALAASFVSFSDKLLASELFSANTKHSIHIFTKCLQFMDYNEMAELVARIGFDGADLAVRPGGQVLPENVKTDLPKVVKILREKGSDTKMIVTNIDDPDDPLAIDIIQTMSDLGIKYYRMGYLAFNSDKSIPENLDIHKRTFEKLEKLNRKYGVHGDYQNHSGTRVGGPVWDLFHLLKDRDPEFIGVQYDVRHATVEGGVSWPLGMKLLAPWIRTTDIKDFIWRKDKSGKWGLENVQLGKGMVDFEKYFELYKTLEITAPVSIHYEYDLGGAEHGRKDTTMEIEEIALKLKEDLLFLKNMFEKYGL
- a CDS encoding TonB-dependent receptor is translated as MKTKTILHLVLTVTLLFSFKSYAQLSITKDTIQIDEIVVTGTPVKVNRSSVPMAVSVVNRAQIEDTDESALLPVLNGKVPGLFVTERGITGFGVATGSAGQISIRGIGGNPTTGVLMLIDGHPQFMGIMGHPLPDSYVSSDVERVEVIRGPASILYGSNAMGGVINIITKKQNKEGIHGNARVSYGSYNTLKYMGALGFKKHKFNAFVSVNHDQTDGHREHSDFNITNGYTKLAYKVNEHLNVSTDFSLANFDAADPGPDTLNAVFGETIDIARGYWAFAVQNEFEKLSGSFKLFYNFGEHDITDGFHSKDHNFGLKFFESLHLFEGNNITLGVDYINYGGMAENITAMNGAGLVFADTTLNELGLYGFIQQSFWNKLTLNAGLRFQNHSIYGDEWIPSVGFAYKFDETMSWKGNISKGFRSPTLKELFMWGPQNSDLEPESILNYETGILKTFLNNKVSAELTFFAVNGDNLITSVPVNGTPKYMNSGEISNKGIEFAMNAEVLENLLLNTTYSYINMKNPVYATPEHQFYFSMHYSPDAFQLMASIQQVGNLDNDPLAVVNKESYTLLKAKAIYNLTKGLKLYVSGENLLDQTYQVNRYYTMPGTTFFAGINYSF